A window from Drosophila willistoni isolate 14030-0811.24 chromosome XR unlocalized genomic scaffold, UCI_dwil_1.1 Seg143, whole genome shotgun sequence encodes these proteins:
- the LOC6645459 gene encoding uncharacterized protein LOC6645459, producing MEEEINLATADLSDVLEKLQTSKTSGDLKSRQVEVAHLIELHIQRIKRTVIMVRPRSQQRTRKRFRMLRTFFMRQLIEMQSKYMQMYAMLRLKQFQLQTASQCTNEKSTEKVQQATKECSTSEAVDQIAVNVPRQRQFFEHLMPNFSDNEFLSKLHVTRSTFQTLCRQLSSTLRSAEDLQPPPIVTANKCVALALYFLASGERISLIAEQFALPRARAIKCLKIFCNAVMSGLGKALRRLPQMKVDCDNVAAGFQRESNMPAALMGVLGVCSIPIRASGYLLMEFLLDDRMLFRELQLGNGNRAATCSPLVPSFAVIPNALTSLPKRQINERRVPSFVLAPGDQNYPMRPWLLQRYPEPEAPHEHDFNEVADHLYELSDSALHRFMSRWHFLSQPLDISFQTASCIIQAAAVLHNLLEELSEPHLPEWGSKVKVSQFRATHPMQKPPSDGDEDDSELVERALDVRDFLARTISSTEI from the coding sequence ATGGAAGAGGAAATCAACTTAGCCACCGCCGATTTAAGCGATGTTTTGGAGAAACTACAAACAAGTAAAACATCTGGAGATTTGAAGAGTCGCCAAGTAGAAGTGGCCCATTTGATAGAACTACACATTCAGCGTATAAAGCGGACCGTCATCATGGTCCGACCGAGAAGTCAGCAGCGTACCCGGAAGCGCTTCCGGATGCTGCGCACCTTCTTCATGCGGCAACTGATTGAGATGCAATCCAAATATATGCAAATGTATGCCATGTTGCGTTTGAAACAATTCCAGCTACAAACCGCAAGCCAGTGCACGAATGAGAAGAGCACGGAAAAAGTGCAGCAGGCCACAAAAGAATGTTCAACATCGGAAGCAGTGGATCAAATAGCAGTTAACGTACCCCGCCAACGTCAGTTCTTTGAACATCTAATGCCAAACTTCAGCGACAACGAGTTTCTTTCCAAGCTGCATGTCACGCGCAGCACTTTCCAGACCCTCTGCAGGCAATTGTCATCGACATTACGGTCGGCCGAAGATTTGCAGCCTCCGCCAATTGTCACCGCCAACAAATGTGTGGCCCTGGCTCTCTATTTTCTGGCCAGCGGTGAACGTATATCCCTGATAGCCGAACAATTTGCTCTGCCGCGGGCCAGAGCCATTAAATGCCTAAAGATCTTCTGCAACGCTGTCATGTCCGGCCTGGGCAAGGCATTGCGCCGTTTACCTCAGATGAAGGTAGATTGTGACAATGTGGCGGCTGGATTTCAACGGGAAAGCAATATGCCCGCTGCATTGATGGGTGTACTGGGGGTTTGTTCGATTCCCATTAGAGCCTCTGGCTATCTGCTGATGGAGTTCCTCCTCGATGATCGCATGCTCTTCCGTGAACTGCAACTGGGCAATGGCAATCGAGCGGCGACTTGTTCTCCGTTAGTGCCAAGTTTTGCCGTCATCCCAAATGCGTTGACATCTCTGCCTAAGCGTCAGATAAATGAACGACGTGTTCCCTCCTTTGTCTTAGCCCCCGGCGATCAGAATTATCCAATGCGTCCATGGCTGCTGCAGCGCTACCCTGAACCGGAAGCACCACATGAACATGACTTCAACGAAGTGGCCGACCATCTCTACGAGCTAAGCGATTCTGCTCTACATCGCTTCATGTCACGTTGGCATTTCCTTAGCCAGCCGCTGGATATTAGTTTCCAGACGGCGTCCTGCATCATTCAGGCGGCAGCTGTCCTACACAATCTCCTGGAAGAACTGAGCGAACCTCATTTGCCCGAGTGGGGCAGCAAGGTCAAAGTATCGCAATTTCGAGCAACACATCCAATGCAAAAACCGCCTTCAGATGGTGATGAAGATGACTCGGAACTTGTGGAACGAGCATTAGATGTCCGTGACTTTCTTGCAAGAACCATAAGTTCTACAGAAATTTAG
- the LOC6645460 gene encoding protein disulfide-isomerase TMX3, with amino-acid sequence MKTTWSWILLSALLLILGSPVISSRVLELSDRFIDVRHEGQWLVMFYAPWCGYCKKTEPIFALVAQALHATNVRVGRLDCTKYPAAAREFKVRVYPTIMFIKGNMEYSYSGDRSKDELVDYALRMSGPPVQLVTRTESVDMLKGSHTIFFMFVGQQEGVVWDTYYAAAEGYQEHGFFYATSEDVAAQHFDFEKLPAVIVYKEEQHHFYPHGHIAHEMDPLEVNETIFQWVNVERFVLFPKITRFNIHQLLKTKKYLVVAVVQEDKLQQIASHELEFRDMVEGVIRKHRPRYHDQFQFGWIGEPSIAHSIILDQLPTPHLIAINSTTQHHYIPDDDPMQMTPQALHLFLESISNESATAYGGDTYFVRLNRALFEVRRSLKDMWQGNPVLTTVIFGLPLGFLSLIMYSIFCGDCLVTEEESEEEGHEKKE; translated from the exons ATGAAAACAACTTGGAGTTGGATCCTGCTGAGCG CATTGCTCTTGATATTGGGATCGCCAGTGATATCCTCTAGAGTGTTGGAGCTGAGCGATCGTTTCATTGATGTCCGACATGAGGGTCAGTGGCTGGTCATGTTCTATGCCCCCTGGTGTGGTTATTGCAAGAAAACAGAGCCAATATTTGCCCTGGTGGCCCAGGCTCTACATGCCACTAACGTGCGAGTGGGACGTTTAGATTGTACCAAATATCCGGCAGCGGCCAGAGAATTCAAAGTACGCGTGTATCCCACCATAATGTTTATAAAGGGCAATATGGAATACAGCTACAGTGGAGATCGTAGCAAAGACGAACTGGTCGACTATGCCCTGCGCATGTCCGGTCCACCGGTGCAATTGGTCACCCGAACTGAAAGCGTGGACATGCTAAAGGGTTCGCATACgattttctttatgtttgtGGGCCAGCAAGAGGGCGTTGTATGGGATACTTACTATGCCGCTGCCGAAGGATATCAGGAGCATGGCTTTTTCTATGCCACAAGTGAAGATGTGGCCGCTCAGCATTTCGATTTCGAAAAGCTGCCGGCAGTGATTGTCTACAAGGAGGAACAACATCATTTTTATCCACATGGTCATATTGCTCATGAGATGGATCCCCTTGAGGTGAATGAGACCATCTTCCAGTGGGTGAATGTGGAGAGATTTGTACTATTCCCCAAAATCACACGCTTTAATATCCATCAGTTGCTAAAGAccaaaaaatatttggttgTAGCTGTGGTGCAAGAGGACAAACTGCAACAAATTGCAAGCCATGAGCTTGAATTCCGTGATATGGTTGAGGGTGTGATAAGGAAGCATCGACCACGCTATCATGACCAATTCCAATTCGGTTGG ATCGGTGAACCTTCGATAGCTCATTCCATTATACTCGACCAACTGCCCACTCCACATTTAATAGCTATAAATTCAACAACTCAACATCATTACATTCCGGACGATGATCCAATGCAAATGACCCCACAGGCCTTGCATTTGTTCTTGGAATCGATTAGCAATGAGAGCGCGACTGCCTATGGCGGTGATACCTATTTTGTGCGTCTCAATCGTGCCCTGTTTGAGGTGCGGCGCTCCTTAAAGGACATGTGGCAGGGCAATCCCGTACTGACCACTGTCATCTTTGGACTGCCCCTCGGTTTCCTTTCACTCATCATGTATTCCATTTTCTGCGGCGATTGTCTGGTCACCGAAGAAGAGTCCGAAGAGGAAGGCCACGAGAAGAAAGAGTAA
- the LOC6645461 gene encoding programmed cell death protein 5, with protein MSDADLDALRAQRMSQMQSQFGGAGGSDGDKQQAQQEQMRAQEEMKHSILSQVLDQQARARLNTLKVSKPEKAQMFENMVIRMAQMGQVRGKLDDAQFVSILESVNAQMPQSKSTVKYDRRRAAIDSDDDEDYGC; from the exons ATGTCTGATGCTGATTTGGATGCCCTACGTGCCCAGCGAATGTCACAAATGCAGTCGCAATTT GGCGGCGCTGGTGGAAGTGATGGCGACAAACAACAGGCCCAACAGGAGCAGATGCGCGCTCAGGAGGAGATGAAGCATTCAATACTGTCCCAAGTTCTCGACCAACAGGCACGTGCCCGCC TTAACACATTGAAAGTCAGCAAACCGGAAAAGGCTCAAATGTTTGAGAACATGGTAATTCGCATGGCCCAAATGGGTCAGGTGCGCGGCAAACTGGATGATGCACAATTCGTTAGCATTTTGGAGAGTGTCAATGCCCAAATGCCACAGAGTAAATCCACCGTCAAGTACGATAGACGTCGTGCTGCCATCGAtagtgatgatgatgaggattaTGGTTGCTGA